The Pseudodesulfovibrio sediminis genome includes the window CGGGTATGATTTTCCCGGCAATATTCGGGAGCTGCGGCTGTTCATTCACGATGCGGCCAGGATGGCCACAGGGGGGCGGTTGACCCCGGAGACATTTGAGAAACTCTTGCACTTCGATGCGCAGATACGTGTGGGAGTCGGCAGGGATGTGCCGCCGAGCGAGACGCTCACCTTTGGGGCGCAGCTTCCCTCTCTGAAAGACGCCCGCACCATGCTCATTCAGGAAGCCCTTAAACGGACAGCCAACAACCAGTCCATGGCCGCCCAGCTGTTGGGGGTTTCCAGGCAGGCCATTAACAAGTATCTTCAGTCCGCATCAGACAAGAACTCGTAATGGTACGGGCGCTCCTTTCTGCTGCGGCACAGGCTCGGTAGAGCGTGAAGCATTATGAGTACACGGAAAATCATCACCAGCTGCACCAGAGATTGTCCCAACTCCTGTGGTCTTGTGGCCACGGTCAGGGACGGTCGTCTGGTCAAGCTCCTGGGTGACCCGAACCACCCGTTGACACAAGGCGTGGCCTGCCACAAGGCTTCCAAATATATCAAGCGGGTCTACAGCCCGGAGCGTATCACGCACCCCATGATCCGCAAGGATGGACAATGGACGCGTGCATCGTGGGATGCAGTGCTTAATCTTATCGCCGAACGCATGCAGACCTTCAGCGCCGAGTCGGGCAACGAGTCCATACTGTATTATCAGGGCTATGGTGAGCGCACTGCCCTCAAGTTACTTAATAAATATTTTTTCAATCTGTTCGGCGGGGTCACCACCATGCGTGGCTCTTTGTGCGGGGGGGCCGGGCAGGGGGCCCAGAATCTTGATTTTGGCGAGCGCGTTTCCCACGATCCGCTGGATCATGTGAACAGCAATTCCATGATTCTCTGGGCCCGGAATCCGGTTTCGACCAACATTAGTCTGGTACCCCTCATCAAGGGCATCAGGGAGCGAGGCGGCACAATCGTGGTTGTCGATCCGGCCCGGAGCAAATCCGTGGCCCTGGCGGATCATCATATTTCCCCTCGACCGGGTGGCGATGGGTATCTTGCCATGGCGGTCGCAAAGCTGGTGCTCGCTGCCGGTGCGCAAGACCGGGAATTCCTTGAAAAGCATGCCGTTGGTTTCCGAGATTATAAGGATATTCTGGATCGTTACTCCGTGGAGGAGTTATGTGACCTTGCCGGTGTGCCGTCCACGGACGCCGAAACTCTGGCCGACATGCTCATGGACCAGAAGCCTACTTCCATTCTCCTGGGCTGGGGGCTGCATAGATACGAATACGCTCATCACATGATCCGGGCCATTGACGCACTGGGTGCCATCAGTGGCATTATCGGCATACCCGGTGGAGGTGTCAGCCAGGGGTTTGAGGAATATGGCCCTTATGATCAGCAGTACTGGGGCGATGATCTTAATCCACCGCGCAGGACGCTGCTTATCCCTCGCGTGGGAGAGGAAATCCTCAACGCGGTGGACCCGGAAATTCGCATGATTTATGTGACTGCGGGAAACCCCGTATGCATGGCTCCCAACTCGAACACGGTGGCAGAAGCGTTTGGGAAGGCCGAGTTCGTCGTGTATTCAGGGCATTTCATGGACGACACAGCGGAGTCTGCGGATGTCTTTCTTCCGGCCACTACTTTCTTGGAAGACGACGACATTATGGCGAGTTATGGGCATAATTATGTTGGCCCGGTGAACAAAGCCATCGAACCGGTGGGCGAATGCAAGTCGGAATTTCATATGTTTCATGAGTTGGCTGCACGCTTTCCCTTTGCCGATCAGTATCGGCGTACGGTGGATGAGTGGTTGCAGGATATCTGTGCTCCCATATGGGAGCAGGGCGGCACTCTGGAGATGTTGAAGGAGGGGGCGTTCAGATTGGATGCGCCCATGGTTCCTTACGCCGACAAAGTGTTTCCCACCGAGACAGGCAAGTTCCAGTTCATGACGGAATTCAACCCCCTGGAAGGCGCGTCCACTGATGAGCGATATCCCTATAGACTACTGACCGTAGCGCCGCATGGGTATATCTGTTCCGAGCGGACCATGGCAGAGCATGAACCGTTGCCTGTCATTCAGCTCAACGCACAGGAAGCCGAAGTCAGAGGGGTGCGCGACGGGGAGCCGGTTCTGGTTTCCAGCCCGGTGGGACAGGTCAGAGCCATGCTCAAGGTCGATACAGGTCTGCGTCGCGATGTCGCCCTTGCTGAACGGGGCGGGTGGATCAAGGCAGGGCATGGCCTCAATCAGTTGACCAGGGATGTGTCCAGCAAGATCGGGCAGGGGACGCCGTTCTACGAGACGCTGGTCACGGTCGAACCGTGTGCGTGATCTTCAGCGATCACGCCCCTCTCCGTACGTACAGCAACAATCGTACATTCTTATGATGACCTCGACAGGCCGGGTGTTGTTTCCGGCTTACTCCTCTGTTTTCAATCGCCCGGCTATCTGAGTGAGCTGGGCGGAGATCGCTGTCCGTTCCTGCGGGGTGAGCCGTTCAAGGTCAATGGACAATTCAAAGCCCTTTTCCTGATGGTGGATGATGCGCTTGCGTTCAGTACAGGTGGACGCGTCGTCACAGAGTGAAAGCACGGCATATGGCCGGATGCTTCTGCGGATGCCTTTGACGGACAGCGGCTCGCGTTCTTCGACATTCACGATGTCGTGGACGAGTGCGTACGTCTCCGAAGACATGAGTATGCCGCCGGGATCAGCCTGGCCCTCAAGGCGGGCGGCCAGATTCACTTCGCCGCCGATGATCGTGTAATCCATGCGGGATTCAGACCCGAAGTTGCCCACGTTGCAGTAGCCCGTGTTGATGCCGATGCGCATTTTGAAGGGCTTGTCATACCCCATTGACTTCCATTCACCGCTCAACTCCGCCATGCGTTTCTGCATGGCAAAGGCCATGCGGACACAGAGCTCGGCATCTTCCTTGACCCCTTTGGTCTCGGGATCGCCGAAGAACATGAGCATGGCGTCGCCGATGAACTTGTCAATGGTGGCTCCGTATTCCAGCGCGATGGCGGACATCTCCGTGAAGTAATAGTTGAGCAGCGCGGTCAGATCTTCCGGTTGCATATCGTCAGTGGTTTTCGTGAAATCCTTGATGTCCGAGAAGAACACAGTCAGCTTTTTGCGTTCCGTGGAGAGCGATACATCCCGACTGCCTGAGAAAATGGAATCATATACCTGCGGAGACAGGTATTTGGCGAGTTTGGAGGAAAGTCCCTCCAGCATCGTGTTCTTCTCGTCAAGGGAATTCAGGGTCTCTGCCAGGTGGGCCTGCGCCTTTTTTCTTTCGGCAATTTCACTGCCGAGTTTACGATTCCACAGGACGATCAGGCCGATGATGAGGAGGACGCCGCCCGATATGGGCAAGACCCACATGAAGACAGTCGCCATGTCCAGCCCGTGTTCGAACTTGAGCGTGAGCCATTTGCCTTTGAATTCGGCAGCCTGCTCTTCCGTGACTACTGCCAGCGCTTTGTTCAGTATGTCGACAAGTTCCGGATAGTCCTTGCGCACAGCCATGGCCAGCGCCATCGTGTATTCCGTGGAAGAAGCCACTTTGAGCGTGGTCAGCCCTTGCTGCTCGATGGCATAACTGCCGGTTGCCAGGTCATTGATGAACCAGTCCACTTCGCCGAGAGCCAGTGCCTTTATGGCGTCATTGACCGTGGGAAAGAGCGAGAGCTTCAATTCGGGATGTTCCGCAGTCAGGTAGTCGTATGCTGCATATCCTTCCACAACCGCGATTCGACCTTCGGTAATGTCGGCAAGCCCGTTTATCAGCGGTGCCTCCTTGGGGGAGAAGATGACAATGGGGAATTCTATGTACGGTTCCGTGAAGAGCAGCTCCTCTTCTCTGGAAGGGGTTTTTGCCATTGCGGTAATGACATCGAGTCGTCCCTGTTCCGCATAGTTCAGCACGTCATTCCAGCTCAACCCGCTGACAGGGTTCATTGCGACTTTGATTTTGCTTTGTATAAAAGAGATATATTCTGCTGAAATACCGAGGTACTGCCCATTTGTGTCAATGAATTCAAAGGGGGCACTCTGTGGATCAATGCCGAGTTTGATTTTTGGATGGGCCTTCAGCCAGTCCCATTCCTCCTGTGTGAGCGAGAAAACCTTTTGCTGAAAACCGGAAGTGTCCAGGTAGGTGGACAGGATGGCTTCGCGTTCAGCCTTTGTGATGGCGTCGAGTCCTTTTTGGAGTATGTCGCGCAGGATGGGACGGTCTTTGGCGACGGCGAAGCGCAGTTGGCCGGGAAGATCCGTGCGCCAGAGGCTGGCGAGTTTCAGATTGGGAAGGGTGAATTTCTTGATGAGATAGGATGCGACCACCTGGTTTCCGATATAAGCGTCAGCCTTGCCCGCTGAAACCGCTTCCAGAGCTGCCTGCGTCGAGTTGACGAGCATCATCTTGATGTCAGGGTGATCTGCCGGCAGATTCCTGGCAATGGCGTACCCATCTTCCAGAACCACTGTTTTGCCGGAAAGGTCGTCTGGAGTGTTGATGTCTTCTCGGTCGTTTTTTGTAAATATTGCAGAGTAATACTCAATATAGGGTTTGGTGAAAATAAAGTTTTTCAGGCGCTTTGTTGTTTTGTTCAATCCCGGAGCGACATCCAGCGTTCCTTTCTTGAGTTTGTCCATGTGCGCACCCCAATCGGTGTCGAACACGGGCTTGATATCAAGTCCGACCTTGCTGGCTGCTACGCGCATGAAATCTGCTGCAATACCGGCATACGATCCGTCTGCCTGTTCCATCTCAAAGGGCGGCCAGTTCGGAGTGGAGGTCAGCGAGATGGATTTCTTCCCGTGAAGGTACTGTCTTTCTTCGTCTGTCAGGTCAATTGTGAGCTTGGCGGTCTCATCGATATAAAAACGGTCTTCAGGCTTGATGATCCATTGTTTGTCGATGGCTGCCAGAAGTGCCGGGTTCAGGTTGTGCATTCCCTCATCAATGCGTTTGATGAGGGCTGTGCGTGATTTTACTACGGCACCATACACGATATTGGAGATCTCGCTGTTTTGACTGCGCGACACGAGCCCCTGCCAGCCCAACCGGGCCAGGCTACGGTCGATGGTGGGCACTTCGTCAAAAAGTGCATCGATTTCACCGGCGATAAGTCCGGTCAACGCTGCTTCGTGATCCTCATATTCGGCGATGGCGAGCTGGGGAAATTGCTCATGCAGATACTCGAACTGAAACGTGCCGCGCACTGCGCCTACTTTGACACCCTTGAGCGAGTTGAAAGAAAGAGGTTTGGAATGCGTGCGGTAATAGAGGGCGCTTTTCAAGGAGTGCAAGGGGGTAGAAAAAGCAAGCCATTCTGAGCGGTTGGCATTTTTGAATAACCCGGAGTGCACGTCGGCTTTGCCGGACTTCACCATTTCGATGGTCTCTTCCCATGTCCCTGAAGCGAACTCCACAGCGACGCCGGTCTGCTGGGACCAGAGCCGCCAGAGATCAACTATCAGTCCGGCGGGTTCCCCGGTCGGTGTGATGAGAGAGAGCGGTGCGTAGTCCTTGTCGATGGCCACTACGAGCCTGTCTTGGGCTTGGGGTGAATGGGCAAGCAACAGAATGAAAAGCAGACAGGGAATGATGGTTGAGCGGCACAGGCGAACTAGAGACACTGGATCCTCCTCATCAGGTAAAAGGCAATACTGAGAGTTTGTATCTGTGGCATTAGAGGCATGTAGCATGATTATCACATGAAAAGGAATACTTGTCTCACTATTCCCTGAGTAGCTTGATGCCTTTCATCAGTTCTGGTTTGTGCGTTGCCCGATTGTTGAAAGCGATACGGAAGTGGCCGTTATCTATCGGATGCGGTGTTTTGTCCTGTACGTCTATAAAATTCTCACACTTGCTCTTGTCCTTTACAGAATTATCATTCCGACGTAGAATTGAATGAGAATTTTAACTTGAGGTGCTTGTGAGAAAAAATACCCTGTTTACACCGCCATGGGCGCTTGGGTCAGAAGTCAGGAATGCCGGTGTCCTAGGGGTCATCGACGCCTGTCACAAGTTGCAACGCCTTGTGAGAATTTTATCCCGTCTGTCAGGTCTTGACCTGTATGTCATCAATACCGACTATCTTTGCGTGGCCGGGTCCGGTGCCTACGAGAGCGCCGTGGGCTGCGTGAGCCCGCGTGATACGGCCATTGGCTACAGTCTGGCCAGCGGGCGACCCACCATGGTCGCCGACCCCCGGGCAGACGACGCCTGCCGCAAATGTTCCCAACGTCTCACCTGTCGGGATCTGGCCAACTACACCGCGCCCATCTCTGTTCGGGACAAGGTCGTGGCCGCTGTGCAGGCGGTCGCCTTTGATTCCAGCCAGTGCATGCTCCTTGAGGAGTCCGCCGCCGATATCGCCGAGACCATCTCTCTGTTTTTGGCACAGAGCTGCGAGGCGGACACCCGTCTGCTCACGGCATTGGCCGGTGTCAGCGACGAGGTTGAAGGCGCCGGTCTTGAACGGCTCATCGGCGAAAGCCAGCGCATGCGGACGCTCAAGGACGACATCATCCGGTGCGCCCATCTGGATTCCACCGTGCTGATTCAGGGCGAGTCCGGCACAGGCAAGGAATTGGCGGCACAGGCCATTCATGATCTTTCGCCGCGAGCCGCGGCACCCTTTGTGCCCGTGAACTGCGGGGCCATCCCCGAGTCGATCATCGAGAGCGAGCTGTTCGGCTACACGTCCGGCACCTTTACGGGAGCCAAGCGCGGAGGCAAGTCCGGCCTGTTCGAGCACGCGGAAGGCGGCACCCTTTTTCTTGACGAGATCGCCGAGCTGCCGCTGGCGCTTCAGGTCAAGCTGTTGCGTGTGCTTCAGGAGCGCAAGGTCATGCGCCTGGGCGGACGCAAGGAGCACGCCTTTAATGTGCGCATCATTGCGGCGGCCAACGTGGATGTGGCGGAGCAGGCGCGGAACGGGCAGTTCCGTCAGGATTTGTACTACCGGTTGTCAGTCATTCCCCTTCGCGTCCCGGCCCTGCGTGAGCGCGGCTGTGATATCGAGTTGCTCGTGCACCATTTCGCCAGGCTCTATGCCCGTCGCCGGGGTGAGCCACCGCCGTCCGTGGAGCCGGAGCTCATGAAACGGTTCACCTCCTATCCCTGGCCGGGGAACGTGCGTGAGCTGAAGAATTTCGTGGAGTACGGCATCAACTTTCGCAAGGGCCACAGTCTGGACCTTGATACCCTGGCCGAACGATTCTCCGGTGCGGAGAAGGTGTCCGGGGGCGGAGTGTGCGAGCAGTGGCCCTTGGAAACCGGTTTGGCCTGCCCGGAGGGAATCGACGCCTCCACCTCCAATGGAGGGGGCAGATTGCATGCCGGTAACAGGTCAATGGGCAACGGACTGCCGCAGGCCGAGTCTGTCTATGGTCAGGATGTGTCCGAGCAGGAGGCACTGGGGCGGGCGCTTGCCCGGTACGGTGTGAGTCTGGAAGGCAAGCGGCGGGTCGCTCACGAGATGGGCATGAGCCTGGCAACGCTCTATCGCAAAATCAAACGCTACAATTTGTTGGAAGCGTACAGTTATGATGTCATGGGACAGGACGGCAGTTCAGGACGGTGATCTGTCTGCTCCTGCTCACAAGAGAACAAACCGCAGCGCCGGAAAAGTCATCTAGACTTTTCCGGCGCTTTGGTAAGAGGAGGTGTGTTGTAGGGTTGAGAGCGTGGTTAGACGTGTGCGTGACCGCCCAGATAGGCGGCTTCCAACCGGTTGTCCTTGGCCAGTTCGGCAGCGGGACCATCCATGATGATCGAGCCGCCCTCCATGATATATGCATGGTCGGCCACAGACAGCGCGGCCTTGGCGTTCTGTTCCACGATGAGTATGGCGGTGCCTGACTCACGAATTTTCACTATCAGATCAAAGATGCACTTGATGACGAGCGGGGCAAGGCCCAGAGAGGGTTCATCCATGAGCAGGAGCTTGGGGCGGCCCATCAACGCACGGCCGATACACAGCATCTGCTGTTCACCGCCGGACATGGCGCCAGCCTGCTGGCTGAGCCGTTCCTTGAGGATCGGGAAGAGCTCATAGACCCGTTCAAAGTCGTCTTTAAGGTGTTTTTTATCCTGATGGTATGCGCCCAGGATCAGGTTTTCCTCCACGCTCATGTTGGCGAAGATCTGCCGCCCTTCCGGGGCCTGGCAGAGGCCGCGTTTAACCACTTTGTCTGATCCGATATTGGCGATGTTCTCGCCCTGGAAGAGGATCTCTCCATTGGTCGCCTGATAGATGTTGGAGATGGCCCGCATGAGCGTGGTCTTGCCCACGCCGTTGGAACCCAGCACGGCGACAACGCCGTTTTCCTCAACTGTCAGGTCGACGCCGCGCAGGATCTGCTGGACGCCCATGCTTACTTCAAGATTATTGACTGCTAAAATTGGCATTCTTCGCCTCCAAGATAGGCCTCAAGGACCGCGGTGTCCTGTTGAACCGCCGTCGGTGTGTCGTCGGCAATTTTTTTGCCAAGGGCCAGGACCATGACGCGGTGGCAGATGCCCATGACCAGCCCCATGTCGTGTTCCACCAGCAAAATGGGGAGCCCTTCCTTGTTCAGTTCACTGATGAACTCGGCCAGTTGTCCTGTCTCCTGCTCGTTCAGTCCGGCTGCGGGCTCATCGAGGATCAGGAGTTTCGGGTCAGTGGCCAGAGCGCGGGCGATCTCAAGATATTTCCGCTTGCCGTATGACAGGTTGGCGGCCAGTTCTCCTGCCAGGGAATCAAGGCCCACTCGTGAGAGTATCTCCCAGGTCCGGGTGCTGATTTTCTGGTCCGTCTTGCAGCGGAACGGCCAGATGGCGCGCCGCATGGAGTGGCTCAGCGAGCCAATAGCGCCTATGGAGACGTTATCGAAAACCGTCATGTTGGGCATGATGCGCAGGTTCTGGAACGTGCGGCCGATGCCGAGCTTGGCGACCTGATAAGGCTTGATTCCCGTGATCGGTTTGCCCATGAATTTCACTTCGCCTTCACTGGGCGGATAGAATCCGGTCAGGCAGTTGAAGAAGGTGCTCTTGCCAGCGCCGTTGGGACCGATGAGGCCGACCAATTCGCCTTGCTTCATGACCATATCGACATTGTCTACGGCTGTGAGTCCGCCGAACCGGCGGGTCAGCCCCTTTGTTTCCATTATTACTTCGGACATTATTTCCACCCCACCGACTGACGGCCACCCCAGGCCGCGTTGAATTGCTTGCGTGCCATGTCGATGGCCGAGACTTCACCGAAGATGCCTTTGGGGAGCAGCAGGATGGACAGGAACATGACCACACCCACGGCAACCATGCGCAGGTCGCCCAGTCCGCGGGCAACCTCGGGCAGCAGGATGAGGAGCAGTGCCCCGAAGATGCCGCCGGGCAGGGAGCCCAGACCGCCGACAACGACCATGGCGAGGATCAGGATGGATTCGCTGAACTGGAAGCTGTCAGGGCTGATGTAGCCGATGCTGTGTGCCATGATGGCTCCGGCCAGTCCGGCAAAGAAGGTGCTGATTGCAAACGCCTGTATCTTGAGTTTGACCACGTTGATGCCCATGGCCTCGGCACATTGATCGTCCTCGCGCACGGAGCGAAGGGCGTTGCCGAAGTAGGAGTTGGTCAGACGCCAGATGATGTAAATTGAGATGCACGCCAGAACCGCAATTACGTAATATATGGAGAGCAGGCTGGTGAACTGATGACCGAAGATGGTGATCGGATCATATATCTGTACGCCCATGGGGCCGCGTGTGACCGGCACCCAGTTGAGCAGGGTGACATGGATGATCTCACCCACGCCGAGGGTGGCGACGGCAAAGTAGATGCTGATGAGTCGCATGGTGGGCAGGGCCACCAGTACGCCGCCGAGTCCGGCGACAATGCCGCCCAGAGGCAGCGTGACCACGAAAGGCAGGCCGAAGTTGGTAGCGAGCAGGGCGGCAGTGTACGCGCCGATGCCGAAGAACGCGGCGTGGCCGAGGCACAGGAGCCCTGCCGTGCCGGTAATCAGGTTCATGCTGGCGGCCAGGATGCAGTAAATGAGCGCGGAGTTGGCCACCTGGGTATAATAACTCTTGCCAAGGACAGAGAGCGTGCCCGGTATCACTGCAAGGACAATCAGGAGCAGCCCTGCTGTCAGCAGTTTCGAGCGCAAGGGACTAGTGACGGGTTTGGTGTCGGTCATGTCTGGAGCCTCAGGGTTATACACGTTCTCTCCGGGCACCGAAGATGCCTTGCGGGAAGAAAATCAGGGTTAAGATAAGAAAGGCGTATGCGACCATGTCGCTCCAGCCCTGGGCCATGAAGTCGGTCGCCAGTGCCTCGCATACTCCGAGGATCAGGGCGCAAACCACTGCTCCGGGTATGCTGGACAGGCCGCCCATGACCATGGCCACGAACGCCTTGATGGACGGAGCGAATCCCATGGAAGGGAAGATGGCGCCGTAGTAGAGGCCGACCAGGATACCGGCCGCGCCACCCATCATGCTGCCCACCGCAAAGGTGGCGATGATGGTTCTGTCTACGGACAAACCGACATACTTGGCACCCAGCGGGTTGTTGGAGATGGCCCGGATGGAGAGGCCGATGCGCGTGCGGTACAGCACGTACTGCAACCCGCCGAGCATGAGAATGGATGACCCGAGAATCAGGAACTGCCCGTTGGAGAAAGACAGGGGGCCGACAGGAATGGGATCGTTCAGGAGATACTGCGTGGGGATGGACTGCATCTCCGCGCCGAAAAAGTACTGGATGAGTTCCTTGACGATGATCGAGACTGCCAGGGAGGAGAGCAGGGTCGCTTCACGCATGGCTCTCGATTTGAGCGAGGCCTCATCCTGAAACCGTCTGAAAGGTTTGAAGGCCAGTCGTTCAAGAACAATACCAGCCAGACCGCCAGCGGCCAGGGCTGCAATGATTACTAATGCCAGAGGCCAGTTCAGCGCAGTAATACACACCAGGCCGCCGAAAGCACCGATGGTGTACATTTCGCCGTGTGCGAAGTTGACAACGTTAAGCACGCCGAAGATGAGCGTGAAGCCGATGGCTATGAGCGCGTAGATCATGCCTGCGCTCAGGCCATTGATGATTTGCATCAGATAATACGTGTCCATTGAAAGACTGTCCTATGTTTGTCGGCGGGGTCTTGCGACCCCGCCGGGAGTAGCGATGATTGCGTTTTCTTATTTTACGAGCTTGAAAGCGCCGTTTTCGACCGTCATCCGAGCCAGTCCCTTGACCGGTTCACGGGTTTCGGGATCGAAGGATGTGGCACCGGTCACACCGGGGTAGTCGGTGGTGGCGGCAAGGGCGTCACGCAGGGATTCACGGGTGACGTCCGTGCCGACCTTGGCGATGGCGTCCAGCATGATGCCTACGGCGTCGTATGCCTGTGCGGTGAACATGTTGGGATCAGCGTTGAACTGCTTCTTGTACTCGGTCACGAACTCTACAACATGGGGTTCCGGGCTGTCCGGCATGAAGGTGGTGGAGAGCATGAGGCCGTTGGCGGCTTCGCCGGCCAGTTCAACGAGCTTGGGAGAGTACAGGGAGGACGTTCCGAAGGTGGTGATGTCGATTCCGAGCTGCCTGCGCTGCTGGAGGATCATGGCGCCTTCTTCGTACATCATACAGAGGTAGATGGCTTCGGGCTTGTCACGGCTGACCTTGGTCAGGATGGAGCGGAAGTCACGGTTGCCGGGGTTGAAGTATTCGACGGCAGTGATTTCGCCGCCCAGATTCTTGATGGCGGTTTCGAAATTCTCGGCTGCGGAGATGCCCCAGTCGTTCTGGATGGCAACGATGGCGAACTTCTTGTAGCCCAGGCTTTCAGCCCATTTGGCGACAAAGGGACCCTCGAAGGCCTGGGTGGTGATGTTGCGGAACTGGTATTTACCGACTTTGGTGAAGTCGGGGTGAGAAGCCGTCTGCGAGAGCTGCGGCATACCTTCCATGGCGTAAACACGACCGGCGGCCATGGACACGGTGGAGGTGAAGTCGCCCAGAACACCGACAATCTGTTCATTATCGACAAATTTGCGAGCGATGTTGATGGCTTCTTTGGGATCGGACTTGGAGTCTTCAAAAAGGATATCTACAGTCGCACCCTTGAGCTTGCCGGACTTGTTGAAGCGTTCAAGCTGCAGGGTTGCTGCGTTGCGGAAACCTTCGCCGTACTGGGCGTGGCTTCCGGTCAGGGGCAGTGAGTAGCCCAGCATAATGGTTTTTTCGGCCTGAGCGGGCGCAGCTACAAGCATGACGGCCATGGCAACGAGCGCTAAAAGCATGTTCTTTACGTTCACTTGTTCCTCCAGTGGTTTGAGGTTTCAGATGGAGAGTTTTCCGGGTAGCCCCAGAACAGTCTAGAGGGGCTCCCCCGCAACTGGTGTGCTCTTCCATGGTTCCTGAGGTGGGGTTTAGCAATCCGCATGCCACAATAGGCAGTCAGAGTGAGTGACATCAATAATGGTAATTGTGAGAATGGTAAAGATCGAAGAGGGTGGGGGGATGCGAGGATTGTGGATAGTTGTGCGAAAATGTATATTTCGGCGGTAAGACGACAGGGCGGCGAGCAGTTGTTTTACAATTCTGTGAATTTATCAACTTCTCTTAGGAATTCTCGTTTTTCGGTGCGAATTTCGCAGTTTTTGTGAGAATTGTTGAAAAATGTGCGTGGGAGTCGCACCGAAGAGAACGGTGTGACTCCCACGCAGAGATACAGAGATTATTTTGTGCGGACTTTCAGGTAGCATTTATCTTTGCTGCCTTCAGGGAGTGCAGTCATCTCAAAGTGGAAGCCAGCACCCTGGAAAGTTCCATAGTCAATGATTCCAGCCACTTCACACATGTCTGCACACTCTTCGTCAGACAGGCCCATCTTGATCCAGGAGTTTTTCAGGGGGCAGTTTTCGAATTCGATGTCGAGGCCGCCTTCGTCACAGCGGGTGACAGTGGGGGCGAACATTTTGCTTTCGTCGGGAATACCGCCAAGAAATGCGTCACGCAGGCCCTTGAAGTCGCCGGGGGCGAACTGCTTGAAGGCTTCACCGATCTGCTCTCCACGCTTGTAAATACCGCGTTTCATGACTTCTTTGGCTTTTTCCTTGCCAAATTCATCGACCATTGCATCGAAGATCAGCTTGTAGATAATGCCCCGGTTTTCATTGGCGGAATAGAGTTCTTCGCGCAATTTTGCTTCATTCATTGTGTAATACTCCTTGAGTTGCCGACGTTTTTTGAGTCGGTCGTGGTTTTATAGTGTGTATTCCCTTGCATGAGATGTACCGGCGGGAATCTGTGCCGCCTTGGCATCATACTTGATAGTGGGGGGGCAGACAAGATGAGTAGTCAAACCTATTCCGCGGATCAAAGACCGGTCCGCGCATACGAAAAGGATACACATGGACCTGCATGCTTTCTTTGATAATGAAGTAAAGCCCGCTCTGGGCTGTACCGAACCCGGAGCCGTCGCTTATGCCGCCAGTGCCGGCGCGAGCTATCTTGCCGGACCGCCGAGGCATATACATTTACGCCTGTCCGCCAATATCTATAAGAATGGTCAATCAGTCGGTATTCCCGGCGCGCCCGGCCTCAAGGGAAATTTGTTGGCCGCAGCCCTCGGTGCTCTGGGGGGCAACCCGGACAAAGGGCTTCAGTCCCTTGAGAATATTGACGAGGACTGCATCGCCAAGGCGATTGAAATGCTTGAGAACGGGAGCCTGACACAGGAAGTGGTGCACGATGCCCCCAACGTCTATGCCGAGGTGGAAATGCTTCGGCAGGGCGAGAGCGTCACTGCCG containing:
- a CDS encoding sigma-54 interaction domain-containing protein gives rise to the protein MRKNTLFTPPWALGSEVRNAGVLGVIDACHKLQRLVRILSRLSGLDLYVINTDYLCVAGSGAYESAVGCVSPRDTAIGYSLASGRPTMVADPRADDACRKCSQRLTCRDLANYTAPISVRDKVVAAVQAVAFDSSQCMLLEESAADIAETISLFLAQSCEADTRLLTALAGVSDEVEGAGLERLIGESQRMRTLKDDIIRCAHLDSTVLIQGESGTGKELAAQAIHDLSPRAAAPFVPVNCGAIPESIIESELFGYTSGTFTGAKRGGKSGLFEHAEGGTLFLDEIAELPLALQVKLLRVLQERKVMRLGGRKEHAFNVRIIAAANVDVAEQARNGQFRQDLYYRLSVIPLRVPALRERGCDIELLVHHFARLYARRRGEPPPSVEPELMKRFTSYPWPGNVRELKNFVEYGINFRKGHSLDLDTLAERFSGAEKVSGGGVCEQWPLETGLACPEGIDASTSNGGGRLHAGNRSMGNGLPQAESVYGQDVSEQEALGRALARYGVSLEGKRRVAHEMGMSLATLYRKIKRYNLLEAYSYDVMGQDGSSGR
- a CDS encoding ABC transporter ATP-binding protein, with product MPILAVNNLEVSMGVQQILRGVDLTVEENGVVAVLGSNGVGKTTLMRAISNIYQATNGEILFQGENIANIGSDKVVKRGLCQAPEGRQIFANMSVEENLILGAYHQDKKHLKDDFERVYELFPILKERLSQQAGAMSGGEQQMLCIGRALMGRPKLLLMDEPSLGLAPLVIKCIFDLIVKIRESGTAILIVEQNAKAALSVADHAYIMEGGSIIMDGPAAELAKDNRLEAAYLGGHAHV
- a CDS encoding ABC transporter ATP-binding protein — encoded protein: MSEVIMETKGLTRRFGGLTAVDNVDMVMKQGELVGLIGPNGAGKSTFFNCLTGFYPPSEGEVKFMGKPITGIKPYQVAKLGIGRTFQNLRIMPNMTVFDNVSIGAIGSLSHSMRRAIWPFRCKTDQKISTRTWEILSRVGLDSLAGELAANLSYGKRKYLEIARALATDPKLLILDEPAAGLNEQETGQLAEFISELNKEGLPILLVEHDMGLVMGICHRVMVLALGKKIADDTPTAVQQDTAVLEAYLGGEECQF
- a CDS encoding branched-chain amino acid ABC transporter permease — its product is MYNPEAPDMTDTKPVTSPLRSKLLTAGLLLIVLAVIPGTLSVLGKSYYTQVANSALIYCILAASMNLITGTAGLLCLGHAAFFGIGAYTAALLATNFGLPFVVTLPLGGIVAGLGGVLVALPTMRLISIYFAVATLGVGEIIHVTLLNWVPVTRGPMGVQIYDPITIFGHQFTSLLSIYYVIAVLACISIYIIWRLTNSYFGNALRSVREDDQCAEAMGINVVKLKIQAFAISTFFAGLAGAIMAHSIGYISPDSFQFSESILILAMVVVGGLGSLPGGIFGALLLILLPEVARGLGDLRMVAVGVVMFLSILLLPKGIFGEVSAIDMARKQFNAAWGGRQSVGWK
- a CDS encoding branched-chain amino acid ABC transporter permease, encoding MDTYYLMQIINGLSAGMIYALIAIGFTLIFGVLNVVNFAHGEMYTIGAFGGLVCITALNWPLALVIIAALAAGGLAGIVLERLAFKPFRRFQDEASLKSRAMREATLLSSLAVSIIVKELIQYFFGAEMQSIPTQYLLNDPIPVGPLSFSNGQFLILGSSILMLGGLQYVLYRTRIGLSIRAISNNPLGAKYVGLSVDRTIIATFAVGSMMGGAAGILVGLYYGAIFPSMGFAPSIKAFVAMVMGGLSSIPGAVVCALILGVCEALATDFMAQGWSDMVAYAFLILTLIFFPQGIFGARRERV